CCCTGCCAAAAGGTCGTACAAGTCCATAGCTACCTTAAGACGGAAGAGGCTAAAGGTTGCTCCATCTTCTTCATAAACTGGCAAGAGCATTGGATCTGGTTTTGGAATATGAGGTGCAATTTGTTGTACCACTGCACGTTCAGAAACCGTATCTGATACTACTTCTACGTCGAATTGTTTGAGGTAGCGAAGACCTCCGTGAACCAATTTAGTTGAGCGGCTAGATGTTCCTTCTGCAAAGTCTTGCATTTCAATCAAACCAGTTTCAAGACCACTAGCTGCTGCCTGCAAGGCTACACCAGCCCCTGTGATTCCTCCACCGATAATCAAGAGGTCCAAGGTACGTTCCTGCATTTTTTTAATTGATAATTCACGTGTTTTCTTTGAAAATTCCATTTTTACACACTTTCTAACTAAGTCGCTTTATTCTTCCAGTATTAGTCGTCTACTTCCGCAAAGACTTGGGTTGCTTTTACAGCCTTCTTCCAGCCCTTGTAGAGTTGTTCCTTGCGCGATTCGTTCATAGATGGCTCAAAGAGTTCTCCTGTCTCGTTCAAGAGTTTCAACTCATCCAAGTCTTTCCAGTAACCTACTGACAAACCTGCTAGGAAGGCTGCCCCTAGAGCTGTTGTTTCCAAGTTTTTGGCGCGTGCGATATCGATTCCCAAAATGTCAGCTTGGAACTGCATGAGGAAATTGTTCATAGCTGCACCACCGTCCACTTTCAAGACTTGGATAGCTGTCTGCGCATCCACTTGCATGGTATCGATGATATCACGCACTTGATAAGCAATAGATTGAAGAGTTGCCTTGATAAAGTCTTCTTTGCTTGTTCCACGAGTCAAGCCAAAGACAGAACCGCGAGCATTTTGATTCCAGTATGGAGCACCTAGACCTGTAAAGGCTGGAACGACATAAACTTCATCGTTGTTGTGAGAATCACGAGCGTATTTTTCAGATTCTGGTGAATTTTCGACCATGCGAAGTCCATCACGAAGCCACTGAATGGCACTTCCTGCGATGAAGATAGACCCTTCCAAGGCATAGTAAACCTTGCCGTTAATTCCGTAACCAATGGTTGTCAAAAGATTGTTCTCAGACAACTGCATCTCTTCCCCAGTGTTCATGATGATGAAAGAACCTGTTCCATAAGTATTTTTAACCATACCAGGTTCAAAGGCCAACTGTCCAAAGAGGGCTGCTTGTTGGTCCCCAGCCATACCTGAGATTGGCACTTCTCCACCATAGAAGTGGAATGGCGCTGTTTTACCGTAGATTTCAGAGTTAGAACGAACTTCTGGGAGCATAGCCTTAGGAATGTTGAGGATTTCCAAAATCTCATCATCCCATTTGAGTTCTTTAATATTGTAGAGCATGGTACGAGCTGCATTTGAGTAGTCTGTCACGTGAGCCGCACCGTCAGTCAATTTCCAAACCAACCAAGTATCGATGGTACCAAAGAGCAATTCACCCTTTTCTGCTCGCTCTTGAGCGCCTTCGACATGGTCCAAAATCCAACGAACCTTGGTCGCAGAGAAGTAAGCATCGATGATCAAACCAGTCTTTTCATGGAATTTTTCCACATAACCTTGGCTTTTTAGTTGCTCAGCCAAAGGGGCTGTCTGGCGTGACTGCCAAACGATTGCGTTGTAGATAGGAAGCCCTGTTTTCTTATCCCAGACAACAGTTGTTTCACGTTGGTTGGTAATTCCGATTGCTTCGATTTGATTTGGCTTGACACCACTTTCGATGAAAGCACCCGCAATAACTGACTGAACAGAGTTCCAAATTTCATTGGCATTGTGCTCTACCCAACCTGCCTGAGGGAAAATCTGGGTAAACTCTTTTTGACTCGAGCTAACTTTTTCTCCTTTTTTGTTAAAAATAATGGCACGAGAGCTTGTAGTCCCCTGGTCAATCGCCATGATGTATTTTTCTTGTGACATGTGCTGTCCTCCTGATAAAGATCTTGAGGATATTTCCTCTTTACACTTACTAGTATACAAAATAAAGCGCTTTCTTGTTTATCAACTTTTTTTAATTTTTTAAAAAATGTGAGGAGATTGTGTGAATTTCACAAAAAAGACCTGGAATGACCAAGCCTTTTAAGTGAATAATAAGTGGCGAATAGCCGCCAAATCTTCCATATCCAAGTCATTTTTTAAATAATAGACTGGTGTTTGTTCCTTCTTATGAATCGGGTTATTGGTAACCAGCAAATCATAATGTCGAGTTCGGTCATAGGCTTCAATGGTAATAAAACGATTGTATTCCAAATACCGTTTCAAAATGGCTGCCATCCTTGAAAAGACAAGAAAACCAGATGTCAAATCCAGACCAATCCGCATATGTTGACCACCATTTTCAGCCATATATTCGATTAACTGGAGCCATTCCCAGAGAATTTTCTTATCCAAATCCGTACCTTGCTGAAAAGCAGGTAGAGCATGAAAAATCTCCTCTGCTGTCTCTTTAAAATCATGTTCCATCAGGAAATATGGATGACGATTCTCCAACTGGTACTTGTAGCGATCCTGTAAGATATAGCCCTTATAGAGATAGACTTGAGCACAAAGCTGACTGAGTTCATAAGTGACATGGTCCTCTGTATAGTCCCCCAATAGTTCCTCCTTTTTCATTTCTTGAATCAATTGCGTCAGCAAATCTGCCAACTGCCCTCCAAAACCAAGGATATACTCCATAGTATGAAGAGGAAGAATGCGATGAGATAGGAGGAAAGAGAAGAAAATCATCATCTCACCATCCTCAGTTCCCAGAGGAAGGTGTTGCCCAGCAAAAAAGGACGGAGCCTTTCGATGCAAACGAAGGTAGAAAATATTGTCAAAATACCCTCGCATTTTCTCTTCTATCACTTGAAACTGGCAGGCATTGACCCGGAGACGCTGTTGACTGATGTGGGACCAGAGAACCAAGTCCAGTTTTTGCCCCGAAGACAAACTTGCACCGCAGATTTCTTCTAAACTGGCAATTTCCTGCTTTCTCTCTGGTTTCTGCATGTGACCTTCCCACTCCTGACTGGACCAAACCTTGCGGAAAAGACAGAAATAGAAATAACGAATCTGATGCTCTGGACCTCGCCAACGGCCATTTTGGATAGATAAATCAAACTCTGACAAAATCTGATTTAGACTAGCCAAATGACGGCCAAGCGTGGCCTCACTAATCATTAATTCTTGAGCCAACTGATGGGCTAAAAACTGTTGGTGGTAAAGAAGATAAACGAGAATCTGATATTTAACAGCATTCTCCAAAAACAAGCTCCGAATGTCTCTCCCCTTAGTAGTTGCACCGATTGACAGGCGCAGATTTTCATCTTCTAAGGAGATGGTCAACTCTAAGCCACTGTCCAAAGCCTTGTCATTAAGCAGGGTGACATATTTGGTTAGGGTTGCTTTTGAAAATCCTGTTTCCTCCATTACAGCCTTGACAGTCGTCTGAGACTCTTGTAATAGAAAGGAAAGGATTGAAAATTGGCCAGATTCGACCTTTTCCATCAAATCTCCTAAATACATTTGTTACCCCTTTCATTTTCTACCTTAAGCATAGCATAAATCTTAGAAATGCTGAAATAATCTGTTTCTCTTTTTATTTTCATGCTGATTTCCTAGTCCATTATCCTGAAAATCGACAAACACACGGCTCCCCCTTTGGGCATTTTTATGCTAAAATAGTAGCTATGGATAAAATTATTAAAAGTATATCAGAAAGCGGAGCCTTTCGTGCTTTTGTTCTTGATAGCACAGAAACCGTCCGCACTGCTCAAGAAAAACACCAAACCCAAGCTAGCTCAACTGTAGCACTTGGTCGAACTCTTATCGCCAGCCAGATTCTCGCAGCCAATGAAAAAGGAAATACCAAACTAACAGTGAAGGTACTGGGATCTAGCTCTCTAGGGGCCATTATCACGGTCGCTGATACCAAGGGTAACGTCAAAGGCTATGTTCAGAATTCTGGTGTTGACATCAAAAAGACTGCAACTGGTGAAGTTCTAGTTGGACCTTTTGTTGGAAATGGTCAATTCCTCGTTATCACAGACTACGGTACTGGAAATCCTTACAACTCTATGACTCCCCTCATCTCTGGGGAAATCGGTGAAGATCTTGCCTTTTACCTGACTGAAAGCCAACAGATCCCTTCAGCAGTAGGTCTCAATGTCCTTTTGGACGAGGAAGACAAGGTCAAGGTTGCAGGTGGTTTCTTAGTCCAAGTCTTGCCAGGAGCCAAGGAAGAAGAGATTGCTCGCTTTGAGAAACGCATCCAAGAAATGCCAGCTATCTCAACGCTTCTGGAAAGTGAAGACCATATCGAAGCCCTCCTCAAAGCAATCTACGGTGACGAGCCATACAAACGCTTGTCTGAAGAAGAAATCCGTTTCCAATGTGACTGTAGCCATGAGCGCTTTATGAACGCTCTTGCCAGCCTTCCAAGTTCAGACTTACAGGAAATGAAAGAGGAAGACCACGGGGCAGAAATCACTTGTCAATTCTGTCAAACTACCTATAACTTTGATGAAAACGACCTGGAGGAACTCATTCGTGACAAATCTTAATACACCCTTTATGATTGGCAATGTTGAGATTCCCAATCGTACCGTTTTAGCGCCCATGGCTGGCGTGACCAACTCAGCCTTTCGTACCATCGCAAAAGAGCTCGGAGCTGGACTCGTTGTCATGGAAATGGTCTCTGACAAGGGAATCCAATACAACAACGAAAAAACTCTTCACATGCTTCATATCGATGAAGGCGAAAACCCTGTCTCTATCCAGCTTTTTGGTAGCGATGAAGACAGCCTAGCACGCGCAGCCGAATTCATCCAAGAAAACACCAAAACCGATATCGTGGATATCAACATGGGCTGCCCAGTTAACAAAATCGTGAAGAACGAAGCTGGCGCTATGTGGCTCAAGGACCCAGACAAGATCTACTCTATCATCAACAAGGTCCAGTCTGTCCTTGATATCCCACTTACTGTCAAAATGCGTACCGGCTGGGCTGATCCATCTCTTGCAGTAGAAAATGCCCTCGCTGCTGAAGCAGCAGGTGTTTCTGCCCTCGCCATGCATGGCCGTACCCGTGAGCAAATGTATACAGGTCATGCAGACCTTGAGACCCTGCACAAGGTTGCCCAAGCTCTGACCAAGATTCCCTTCATCGCCAATGGTGATATCCGTACGGTCCAAGAAGCCAAACAACGCATCGAAGAAGTCGGTGCTGATGCAGTCATGATTGGCCGCGCTGCCATGGGAAATCCCTACCTCTTCAACCAGATCAATCATTACTTTGAAACAGGAGAAATCCTACCTGATTTGACCTTTGAAGACAAGATGAAAATCGCCTACGAACACTTAAAACGATTGATTAACCTCAAAGGGGAAAACGTCGCAGTTCGTGAATTCCGTGGCCTCGCTCCTCATTACCTCCGTGGAACATCTGGCGCTGCCAAACTCCGTGGAGCCATTTCCCAAGCCAGCACCCTAGCAGAGATTGAAGCCCTCTTGCAATTGGATAAGGCTTAAAATGGTTCATACTGCTCTACTAGTTATCGATATGCAAAAAGCATTTGATAACCCTATCTGGGGAGAACGGAACAACCCTCAAGCTGAACAACAAGCATTGAGGGTACTGGCATACTTTCGTAAACATGCTCTTCCAGTCTTACATGTTCAACACATATCTGACAATCCCCAGTCGCAATTTCATCACAAACAAAACCAGGAGTTTAAAAGTGGATTTGAAGCAATTACTTCAGAACCTGTCTTTCAAAAAACGGTTAATAGCGCCTTTATTGGAACAAACCTTGAATCCTATTTACGAACAAATCAGATTTGTCGTTTAGTCGTTGTTGGTTTGACCCTGCCTCATTGTGTATCTACTACTACACGAATGGCAGCAAATCTTGGCTTTGAAGTCACTTTACTAGCAGATGCTACTGCCAGTTTTACCC
This window of the Streptococcus sp. 116-D4 genome carries:
- the glpK gene encoding glycerol kinase GlpK, whose amino-acid sequence is MSQEKYIMAIDQGTTSSRAIIFNKKGEKVSSSQKEFTQIFPQAGWVEHNANEIWNSVQSVIAGAFIESGVKPNQIEAIGITNQRETTVVWDKKTGLPIYNAIVWQSRQTAPLAEQLKSQGYVEKFHEKTGLIIDAYFSATKVRWILDHVEGAQERAEKGELLFGTIDTWLVWKLTDGAAHVTDYSNAARTMLYNIKELKWDDEILEILNIPKAMLPEVRSNSEIYGKTAPFHFYGGEVPISGMAGDQQAALFGQLAFEPGMVKNTYGTGSFIIMNTGEEMQLSENNLLTTIGYGINGKVYYALEGSIFIAGSAIQWLRDGLRMVENSPESEKYARDSHNNDEVYVVPAFTGLGAPYWNQNARGSVFGLTRGTSKEDFIKATLQSIAYQVRDIIDTMQVDAQTAIQVLKVDGGAAMNNFLMQFQADILGIDIARAKNLETTALGAAFLAGLSVGYWKDLDELKLLNETGELFEPSMNESRKEQLYKGWKKAVKATQVFAEVDD
- a CDS encoding helix-turn-helix domain-containing protein, with the translated sequence MYLGDLMEKVESGQFSILSFLLQESQTTVKAVMEETGFSKATLTKYVTLLNDKALDSGLELTISLEDENLRLSIGATTKGRDIRSLFLENAVKYQILVYLLYHQQFLAHQLAQELMISEATLGRHLASLNQILSEFDLSIQNGRWRGPEHQIRYFYFCLFRKVWSSQEWEGHMQKPERKQEIASLEEICGASLSSGQKLDLVLWSHISQQRLRVNACQFQVIEEKMRGYFDNIFYLRLHRKAPSFFAGQHLPLGTEDGEMMIFFSFLLSHRILPLHTMEYILGFGGQLADLLTQLIQEMKKEELLGDYTEDHVTYELSQLCAQVYLYKGYILQDRYKYQLENRHPYFLMEHDFKETAEEIFHALPAFQQGTDLDKKILWEWLQLIEYMAENGGQHMRIGLDLTSGFLVFSRMAAILKRYLEYNRFITIEAYDRTRHYDLLVTNNPIHKKEQTPVYYLKNDLDMEDLAAIRHLLFT
- the hslO gene encoding Hsp33 family molecular chaperone HslO, with protein sequence MDKIIKSISESGAFRAFVLDSTETVRTAQEKHQTQASSTVALGRTLIASQILAANEKGNTKLTVKVLGSSSLGAIITVADTKGNVKGYVQNSGVDIKKTATGEVLVGPFVGNGQFLVITDYGTGNPYNSMTPLISGEIGEDLAFYLTESQQIPSAVGLNVLLDEEDKVKVAGGFLVQVLPGAKEEEIARFEKRIQEMPAISTLLESEDHIEALLKAIYGDEPYKRLSEEEIRFQCDCSHERFMNALASLPSSDLQEMKEEDHGAEITCQFCQTTYNFDENDLEELIRDKS
- the dusB gene encoding tRNA dihydrouridine synthase DusB, whose protein sequence is MTNLNTPFMIGNVEIPNRTVLAPMAGVTNSAFRTIAKELGAGLVVMEMVSDKGIQYNNEKTLHMLHIDEGENPVSIQLFGSDEDSLARAAEFIQENTKTDIVDINMGCPVNKIVKNEAGAMWLKDPDKIYSIINKVQSVLDIPLTVKMRTGWADPSLAVENALAAEAAGVSALAMHGRTREQMYTGHADLETLHKVAQALTKIPFIANGDIRTVQEAKQRIEEVGADAVMIGRAAMGNPYLFNQINHYFETGEILPDLTFEDKMKIAYEHLKRLINLKGENVAVREFRGLAPHYLRGTSGAAKLRGAISQASTLAEIEALLQLDKA
- a CDS encoding cysteine hydrolase family protein, yielding MVHTALLVIDMQKAFDNPIWGERNNPQAEQQALRVLAYFRKHALPVLHVQHISDNPQSQFHHKQNQEFKSGFEAITSEPVFQKTVNSAFIGTNLESYLRTNQICRLVVVGLTLPHCVSTTTRMAANLGFEVTLLADATASFTLSNKNGQAISPETIHEINLLSLQDEFAQILTTEEFLTQVKV